One genomic region from Anopheles bellator chromosome 2, idAnoBellAS_SP24_06.2, whole genome shotgun sequence encodes:
- the LOC131207759 gene encoding luciferin 4-monooxygenase-like, protein MALWTFDEPTRTWYGRRQTPIYNPDASIGQVLNDALLRSRDNIVQIDMDTGARMTCGEFRSRMVRAVQNLTTAGLKPGDVAVMANNNSENVGPLACALITLGAQLNPLAPGFGHQDMVHMLRLTRPKIIFCDDNNLEVVQGAAKEAIPDQNPPLYVVASRRDVAGVHHAEDLLVRTGREDKFRPWQVEDSRRTVAVILCSSGTTGPPKGVCMSHAQLIRGLASFFVPQSEISFNFSPLYWATGMFTLLGSVVGSTTRLVTCRPFSPETFFEAVEQYRASFLFLAPSYASEVLRSERIDRVDFSSVHILTLGGSYVSDGLRDRLDRLLPNGRTYNGVGSSEAGGVATDIGVPRKRGAIGTPATNMAIRIVDESGRALGVGERGEVLAKFFEPFVGYYNNPEATRAVIDENGFTRSGDVAYIDEEGYLFLVDRAKDIFKYRGFHVSPTELEAIVEKLPGVAAVCVVGIPADADRTTELPAAVIVRSPGSLLSAREVIDAVEAQVSDFKRLRGGVHFVDALPKTLNGKVLRRRVLEMVQTQKQSS, encoded by the coding sequence ATGGCGCTCTGGACGTTCGACGAACCGACCCGTACCTGGTACGGACGCCGCCAGACACCGATCTACAATCCGGACGCGAGCATTGGCCAGGTCCTGAACGATGCGCTGCTCCGGTCCCGGGACAACATCGTGCAGATCGACATGGACACCGGCGCCCGGATGACTTGCGGTGAGTTCCGGTCGCGAATGGTCCGAGCCGTGCAGAATCTTACGACGGCCGGCCTCAAACCTGGCGACGTAGCGGTgatggcaaacaacaacagcgagaACGTGGGTCCGTTGGCGTGCGCGTTGATCACTCTCGGAGCGCAACTAAACCCGCTGGCGCCCGGATTCGGCCACCAGGATATGGTCCACATGTTGCGTCTGACGCGCCCGAAGATTATCTTCTGTGACGACAACAACCTGGAGGTGGTGCAGGGTGCCGCGAAGGAAGCGATCCCGGACCAGAATCCACCGCTGTATGTGGTTGCGAGCAGGCGCGATGTCGCTGGCGTTCACCACGCCGAGGATCTTTTGGTTCGTACTGGGCGCGAGGATAAGTTCCGACCGTGGCAGGTGGAGGACTCCCGGCGGACCGTCGCCGTTATCCTGTGCTCGTCCGGTACGACGGGCCCACCGAAGGGCGTGTGCATGTCGCATGCGCAACTTATCCGCGGCCTGGCCAGCTTCTTCGTGCCGCAGTCGGAGATTTCGTTCAACTTCAGTCCACTGTACTGGGCCACGGGCATGTTCACGTTGCTTGGGTCGGTCGTGGGATCTACCACGCGGCTCGTGACGTGTCGCCCGTTCTCGCCCGAGACGTTCTTCGAGGCGGTCGAGCAGTACCGGGCGTCCTTCCTGTTCCTGGCGCCGTCCTACGCGAGCGAGGTGTTGCGAAGCGAGCGCATCGACCGGGTGGACTTCTCGAGCGTGCACATCCTGACGCTCGGTGGGAGCTACGTGTCCGACGGGCTACGTGATCGGTTGGATCGGTTGCTGCCGAACGGACGGACCTACAACGGGGTCGGTTCGTCCGAGGCCGGCGGGGTAGCTACTGACATCGGGGTCCCGCGAAAGCGAGGCGCCATCGGTACACCGGCGACCAACATGGCGATCCGGATTGTGGACGAGTCCGGGCGGGCGCTGGGCGTCGGTGAGCGGGGTGAGGTGTTGGCGAAGTTCTTCGAGCCCTTCGTCGGGTACTACAACAACCCGGAGGCAACGCGGGCCGTCATCGACGAGAATGGTTTCACGAGGTCCGGGGACGTAGCGTACATCGACGAGGAAGGCTACCTGTTTTTGGTCGACCGAGCGAAGGACATCTTCAAGTACCGTGGGTTCCACGTGTCGCCGACGGAACTGGAGGCGATCGTGGAGAAGCTGCCGGGGGTTGCGGCGGTCTGCGTTGTCGGTATACCGGCGGATGCCGACCGGACGACGGAACTGCCGGCGGCTGTCATCGTTCGGAGCCCGGGTTCATTGCTCAGCGCACGGGAAGTGATCGATGCGGTCGAGGCGCAAGTGTCGGACTTTAAGCGGCTGCGCGGTGGAGTCCATTTCGTCGATGCGCTCCCGAAAACGCTGAACGGGAAGGTGCTGCGCCGACGTGTGCTGGAGATGGTTCAGACCCAGAAACAGAGCAGCTAA